A genomic segment from Melanotaenia boesemani isolate fMelBoe1 chromosome 9, fMelBoe1.pri, whole genome shotgun sequence encodes:
- the n4bp2l2 gene encoding NEDD4-binding protein 2-like 2 — protein MSRPELSVTSSKDIEKSCVDENSEKRGDDSSDKSPKYLNNDRSSPEPCVRDRVLKEVGFTSTAFIGPAFPPEVPKAKPDFKDSLSEFYKEIEKIDTLDGANNNPGKHDVQPLKPSETSTRKQIVPAENMVTRDNTEETDGYQKNSRQTHKSWTHWYHNEPYHLNRNTPEINCDRSVSNQSQGHYPHPQNRPTQPRFHRPPFPTQSHQSAFPNPQHLPQHINLPMNSSGMANQYHNESNFPAFFCFPSPNPCSHPSQGFYGNFPQHFGRGDHSCNYDTNSDNAVVGWSRDRREDWSWNDEDYDRPQKFDSENESWEQQHHHKPRDGTHTYHSASVLILMRGLPGSGKTTLARELLSTGPSGVILSTDDYFAYKDGYRYDPGLLGAAHEWNQSRAKDALHDGRSPVIIDNTNLQAWEMKPYVRMALERGYKVDFCEPDTRWKFDPYELEKRNKHSVPQDKIAQMMDRFSFPISIDIVMSSQEPPHVNQRRQPEQPQMTSNKLLFH, from the exons ATGTCTCGTCCTGAATTATCCGTCACGAGCTCTAAAGACATTGAAAAGTCTTGCGTGGATGAAAATTCAGAAAAGCGTGGAGATGACAGTTCTGATAAAAGTCCAAAGTATTTGAACAATGACCGCAGCAGTCCAGAACCATGTGTGAGGGACCGAGTGTTAAAGGAGGTGGGATTCACCAGCACAGCTTTCATTGGTCCCGCATTTCCTCCAGAGGTGCCAAAAGCAAAGCCTGATTTCAAGGATTCTTTAAGTGAGTTTTACAAAGAGATTGAGAAGATCGACACACTTGATGGAGCTAATAATAACCCAGGGAAACACGATGTTCAGCCACTCAAACCTTCTGAAACATCTACCAGAAAACAGATTGTGCCTGCAGAGAACATGGTTACCAGAGACAATACTGAAGAAACAGATGGTTACCAGAAAAATAGCAGACAAACACATAAGTCCTGGACTCACTGGTATCACAATGAACCATACCACctaaacagaaacacaccagagatAAACTGTGACAGATCTGTTTCTAACCAAAGCCAGGGGCATTATCCTCACCCACAGAACAGACCAACACAGCCAAGATTTCACAGACCACCATTCCCTACCCAATCACACCAGTCTGCATTCCCAAATCCACAGCATCTGCCTCAACATATAAATCTTCCCATGAACAGTTCAGGAATGGCAAACCAGTATCATAATGAATCtaattttcctgcatttttttgCTTCCCATCCCCAAATCCATGCAGTCACCCTTCTCAGGGCTTTTATGGAAATTTTCCACAACACTTTGGTAGGGGTGACCATAGTTGCAACTATGACACAAACTCAGATAATGCAGTTGTTGGGTGGTCTAGAGACAGAAGAGAAGATTGGTCTTGGAATGATGAAGATTATGACAGGCCACAAAAATTTGATTCAGAAAATGAATCATGGGAGCAACAGCATCACCACAAACCCCGTGATGGTACTCACACATATCACTCAGCTTCAGTGCTGATTTTGATGAGAGGATTACCAGGATCTGGGAAAACAACACTGGCCAG GGAGCTGCTCTCCACTGGTCCTAGTGGGGTAATTTTGAGCACAGATGATTATTTTGCTTACAAAGATGGCTACCGCTATGACCCAGGACTTCTTGGAGCAGCACATGAATGGAACCAGAGCAGAG CTAAAGATGCCCTGCATGACGGACGCTCACCGGTTATCATTGATAACACAAACCTTCAAGCTTGGGAAATGAAGCCATACGTCAGAATG gCCTTGGAGAGAGGATACAAAGTGGACTTTTGTGAACCAGACACACGCTGGAAATTTGATCCTTATGAGTTGGAGAA GCGGAACAAGCACAGTGTTCCTCAGGACAAGATTGCACAGATGATGGATCGCTTTTCATTTCCCATATCCATAGACATTGTCATGAGTTCACAAGAACCGCCTCATGTGAACCAGAGACGCCAACCAGAGCAGCCACAGATGACTAGTAACAAACTATTATTCCATTAA